A single genomic interval of Primulina huaijiensis isolate GDHJ02 chromosome 7, ASM1229523v2, whole genome shotgun sequence harbors:
- the LOC140980480 gene encoding uncharacterized protein, with translation MGMEKKVSKGGNYVGSLLELFDWSAKSHKKLFLTNSELPEQSKQKKRSNGYLPMAELQTLNEDAFAAGLSIKESSDFICTSSVTDEDFYGPRAPGVVARLMGLDSMPESNMSEPSSTPYITSQSFSVADYETKNLGYCLDTEVIVQNSTEPNHQEMNRPIKQFQTEVLPLKSAKSIPITHHRLLSPVKRVNFIPLKNAVNIMEGAAKITEPGPQVKKRTKFSSVGSSSLPLRVKDLKEKAQAAQKQSTLPKGSQRSGESYSVKNPMGNSMNKSWKRSVGATSSGVFRDSEESSVGVKNRGKSISLALQAKENVQKREGLALSGSRNLVIQKETSEVSHNQLFKSQSTKHKSTLKKPSMSNCSNVLRQNNWNQNCIADKGKSSLTSKARGGGETSGDVSSARQSNTCQLSGTSKVSSRKLSSEIKDDKEISSSIYESVTHKKRSVDGNYVCGKNHDAHNIRIDKNGKVIQSSAVVERESSWNQDGGKTGTDVISFTFSAPMTRLGDLSGSSYEKRGNCEIITGTSRSKRTPLNSDGTTASTFSILGHNVNGGDSLSSVLEQQLKELAHKIDFSPHKSGSLLRDAAPGFDALMSSTVQEGKNVKDGMHTDNQGVLEEIGKGSSDVSEDRKLLYCQLLSPVSVLEHSSSADSCNSSETDSNSTGGSKQCSSIKVQEVLAMCTLKTLGLVEGDTELSDSASSTSFETIAKRQETTLVLVNCEKPRMWGLEYVKEMLCKIELMFIDYALGHTCEIIDPHLFEQLESCTECLSGHGLVPRLDRMVLFNCVSECLDLRCRRYVGGGCKLWAKGVSVVRRKERLAEEVHKEISSWGAIGDTDVDELVDKDMSRQQGRWLDFEIEAFELGAQVESRILESLVDEVIADVWII, from the exons ATGGGAATGGAGAAAAAAGTCTCCAAGGGTGGAAATTATGTGGGCAGCCTCCTCGAGTTATTTGATTGGAGTGCAAAGTCTCATAAGAAgttgtttttaaccaattcagaaTTACCAG AGCAATCCAAACAGAAAAAAAGATCTAATGGATATTTGCCAATGGCCGAGCTTCAAACG CTGAATGAGGATGCATTTGCTGCTGGATTGAGTATTAAAGAGAGTAGCGATTTTATTTGTACTTCATCAGTCACTGACGAGGACTTCTATGGACCCAGGGCCCCGGGGGTTGTTGCCAGGCTTATGGGACTGGATTCAATGCCAGAATCTAACATGTCCGAGCCATCCTCTACCCCATATATTACTTCTCAGTCATTCTCTGTTGCTGATTATGAAACCAAAAATCTTGGATATTGTCTAGATACAGAGGTAATAGTCCAGAATTCGACGGAGCCAAACCATCAGGAGATGAACCGGCCCATTAAACAGTTTCAAACTGAAGTTCTGCCACTTAAATCGGCTAAATCAATTCCAATCACCCATCACAGACTTCTATCTCCTGTTAAAAGAGTGAACTTTATCCCATTGAAGAATGCTGTTAACATTATGGAAGGAGCTGCTAAAATCACTGAGCCAGGACCCCAGGTTAAAAAAAGAACGAAGTTCTCTTCTGTTGGATCTTCTTCGTTGCCTCTAAGAGTAAAGGATTTGAAGGAGAAGGCCCAAGCAGCTCAAAAACAATCAACCCTTCCTAAAGGTTCTCAGAGATCTGGTGAATCTTATTCTGTGAAGAATCCTATGGGGAATTCTATGAATAAAAGTTGGAAAAGATCAGTGGGTGCAACATCTTCAGGGGTTTTTCGAGATTCGGAAGAATCTTCTGTTGGTGTGAAAAACAGAGGGAAATCCATTTCACTTGCTCTACAGGCAAAGGAAAATGTTCAGAAAAGAGAAGGCCTAGCCTTGAGTGGCAGCAGAAACTTGGTCATCCAGAAAGAAACAAGTGAAGTTAGTCATAACCAGCTGTTCAAAAGTCAATCCACGAAACATAAAAGTACGCTTAAGAAGCCATCTATGTCAAACTGTTCAAACGTGCTCCGCCAAAACAACTGGAACCAAAATTGCATTGCTGATAAAGGAAAATCATCTTTGACATCAAAGGCACGAGGTGGGGGAGAAACAAGTGGAGATGTTTCTTCTGCTAGGCAAAGTAATACATGTCAACTTTCCGGTACCTCTAAAGTTAGTTCAAGGAAGTTGAGTTCAGAGATAAAAGATGATAAAGAAATTTCCTCTTCTATTTATGAAAGTGTTACTCATAAAAAACGATCAGTTGATGGGAATTACGTCTGTGGAAAAAATCACGATGCTCATAATATTCGGATAGATAAAAATGGGAAAGTCATTCAATCAAGTGCTGTTGTGGAAAGAGAAAGTAGTTGGAATCAAGATGGTGGAAAGACAGGAACTGATGTTATTTCTTTTACATTCAGTGCTCCAATGACGCGATTGGGAGATCTCTCTGGAAGTTCCTATGAGAAAAGGGGTAACTGTGAGATAATCACTGGAACTTCTCGAAGTAAAAGGACACCACTTAACTCTGATGGTACAACTGCTTCAACATTTTCTATTCTTGGTcataatgttaatggaggtgATTCGTTAAGCTCTGTTTTGGAGCAACAGCTTAAAGAATTGGCTCATAAGATAGATTTTTCGCCACATAAATCAGGTTCACTTTTACGTGATGCTGCTCCTGGTTTTGATGCCTTAATGAGCTCAACAGTGCAAGAAGGAAAAAATGTCAAAGATGGAATGCACACAGATAACCAG GGAGTTCTGGAAGAAATTGGCAAGGGCAGCAGCGATGTATCTGAAGACAGAAAGTTACTCTATTGCCAGCTTCTTAGTCCGGTATCAGTTCTTGAGCATTCGTCTTCTGCAGACAGTTGCAATTCTTCAGAAACAGACAGTAATAGCACGGGAG GTAGCAAACAGTGCTCGTCAATCAAAGTCCAGGAAGTGCTCGCTATGTGTACTTTGAAAACATTAGGTTTAGTCGAAGGGGATACTGAATTATCAGACTCAGCTTCTTCAACGTCTTTTGAAACGATAGCAAAAAGGCAAGAGACAACACTAGTCTTGGTTAATTGTGAGAAGCCAAGAATGTGGGGACTAGAGTATGTGAAGGAGATGCTATGTAAAATAGAACTGATGTTTATAGATTATGCTTTAGGACACACATGTGAAATCATAGATCCTCATCTTTTCGAACAATTAGAAAGTTGTACAGAGTGTTTGAGTGGCCATGGGCTTGTTCCAAGACTAGACCGAATGGTTCTGTTCAACTGCGTGAGCGAATGCTTGGACCTAAGATGCAGGCGATATGTTGGTGGAGGATGCAAATTATGGGCTAAGGGTGTATCAGTGGTTAGAAGAAAGGAGCGTTTAGCCGAAGAAGTGCACAAAGAAATTTCTAGTTGGGGAGCCATTGGAGACACCGATGTTGACGAACTTGTAGATAAGGACATGAGCAGGCAACAAGGAAGATGGCTCGATTTTGAAATCGAAGCATTTGAACTCGGGGCACAGGTTGAGTCTCGCATTCTTGAATCTTTGGTAGATGAAGTTATTGCCGACGTCTGGATTATTTAG